A window from Neoarius graeffei isolate fNeoGra1 chromosome 14, fNeoGra1.pri, whole genome shotgun sequence encodes these proteins:
- the pms2 gene encoding mismatch repair endonuclease PMS2: MTDACSEPARGIRAIDKHSVHQICSGQVVLTLATAVKELVENSIDAGATQVDIRLKENGTELVEVSDNGRGVEEENFEGLTLKHHTSKLRDFSDLIHVETFGFRGEALSSLCALSDLSVVTCHESSQVGTRLVFDHNGHLVQRAPHPRQQGTTVSLQQLFSTLPVRHKEFQRNIKKEFSKMIHVLQSYCIISTGVRITCTNQLGQGKRNTVVCTSGSHSMRDNIGALFGPKQVQSLLPFQQISPNESVKEDYGLTGELPNDLFTISGYVSQADHGVGRSATDRQFFFINKRPCDPSKISKLVNEVYHMFNRHQYPFVALNISVASECVDVNVTPDKRQIFLQEEKLLLAILKCSLIAMYETGVNKISLNHTPQITGSFSRCSDSANSSEDPPKASLTGLTSEDDSETLTRTPKTFFNLAGLKAAFSKQQVTGTGTKTSNNKTVHNGPTQKKMQSFFHSSEKTNYSRLPDTASEKATSPLKALKLGLTKHEHKSDMEADSGLSEQGSFTETPETLCGSSSEIDSPDLALEEPSIKTKPDSESVDEVHDVLETSEQETVSVINPEKTLSPKAKKCRRDDNLSEEPQLPSSSASDTSCGLFDKPVRMQKKTVPLQFSMTELVGRMERQKTQQMKQNDQEPKYRRFRAKINPGESQNAENELKKEISKDMFKEMEVIGQFNLGFIITKLKSDLFIIDQHATDEKYNFEMLQQDTVLKGQRLIVPQNLHLPAVSETILIENLEIFKKNGFDFLIDENAPVMERVKLISVPTSKNWTFGPSDIEELIFMLSDSSGVMCRPSRVRQMFASRACRKSVMIGTALNTSEMKKLVAHMGEIEQPWNCPHGRPTMRHLVNLDVISQD; the protein is encoded by the exons atgaCAGACGCTTG CTCGGAGCCAGCCAGAGGCATCAGGGCCATTGATAAACACTCGGTGCATCAGATCTGTTCTGGGCAGGTGGTGCTGACTCTGGCCACAGCTGTAAAAGAGCTGGTAGAGAACAGCATCGATGCAGGTGCTACACAAGTTG ACATCAGGCTCAAAGAGAATGGGACGGAGCTGGTAGAAGTCTCTGACAATGGACGAGGCGTCGAGGAGGAGAACTTTGAAGGCCTAA CCTTAAAGCACCATACATCGAAACTGAGAGATTTCTCCGACTTAATTCATGTTGAAACTTTTGGCTTCCGTGGTGAAGCCCTGAGCTCACTGTGTGCCCTCAG TGACCTCAGCGTGGTGACCTGTCATGAAAGTAGCCAAGTGGGCACTCGGCTCGTCTTTGACCACAATGGCCATCTTGTCCAGCGAGCTCCCCATCCCCGGCAGCAGGGGACCACCGTCAGCCTTCAGCAGCTCTTCTCCACCTTGCCAGTTCGCCACAAAGAGTTTCAGCGCAACATCAAAAAG GAGTTTTCTAAGATGATCCACGTCCTGCAGTCATACTGCATCATCTCCACTGGTGTGCGCATCACATGCACTAATCAGCTTGGCCAAGGCAAGCGTAACACAGTAGTGTGCACCAGCGGGAGCCACAGCATGAGAGACAACATTGGAGCGCTGTTCGGGCCGAAACAG GTCCAGAGTTTACTTCCTTTTCAGCAAATATCTCCCAATGAGAGCGTTAAAGAGGATTACGGCTTAACTGGGGAACTTCCTAACGACCTTTTCAC GATCTCTGGCTATGTCTCACAAGCCGACCACGGTGTGGGACGAAGTGCAACTGACCGGCAGTTCTTTTTTATTAATAAAAGGCCCTGTGATCCATCCAAG ATTTCCAAACTTGTAAATGAAGTCTACCACATGTTCAACCGTCATCAGTACCCGTTTGTTGCTCTAAACATTTCCGTTGCTTCAG AATGTGTCGACGTAAACGTTACACCCGATAAGCGTCAGATATTTCTGCAGGAAGAGAAGCTGTTGCTTGCTATCCTGAAGTGCTCTCTCATTGCTATGTATGAGACTGGAGTCAATAAAATCAGTCTCAATCACACACCACAAATCACAGGCA GTTTTTCCAGATGTAGTGACTCTGCTAACAGTTCAGAAGATCCTCCGAAAGCTTCGCTGACTGGATTGACTTCAGAAGATGATTCAGAGACTTTGACACGGACCCCAAAGACGTTTTTTAACTTAGCTGGACTAAAGGCGGCATTTTCAAAACAGCAGGTTACTGGTACTGGGACAAAGACCTCCAACAATAAAACTGTGCATAATGGTCCAACTCAAAAAAAGATGCAGTCTTTTTTCCATAGCTCCGAAAAGACTAACTATAGTAGATTACCAGATACTGCTTCTGAAAAAGCAACATCACCACTGAAAGCTTTGAAATTGGGCCTAACCAAGCATGAGCACAAATCAGACATGGAGGCTGATTCAGGTCTGTCAGAGCAAGGCTCCTTCACAGAAACCCCAGAGACTCTGTGTGGAAGCAGTTCTGAAATCGACTCTCCAGACTTGGCTTTAGAGGAACCTAGCATTAAAACGAAGCCTGACAGTGAGTCTGTAGATGAGGTGCATGATGTTTTAGAAACTTCTGAGCAAGAGACAGTGTCTGTTATTAATCCTGAAAAGACTTTGAGTCCCAAGGCAAAAAAATGTAGGCGGGATGATAACCTATCAGAAGAGCCCCAACTGCCATCCTCGAGTGCGAGCGATACTTCCTGTGGACTGTTTGACAAACCTGTCAGAATGCAGAAGAAAACCGTGCCTTTGCAGTTTTCAATGACCGAGTTGGTTGGAAGGATGGAGAGACAAAAGACCCAGCAAATGAAGCAGAATGATCAGGAGCCAAAATATAGACGCTTCAGGGCAAAAATTAACCCTGGAGAAAGCCAGAATGCAGAGAATGAGTTGAAGAAAGAGATCAG caaggaCATGTTTAAGGAGATGGAGGTAATTGGTCAGTTCAACCTGGGTTTTATCATTACCAAGTTAAAATCCGATCTTTTTATTATCGACCAGCACGCGACAGACGAAAAGTACAACTTTGAGATGCTACAACAGGACACTGTGCTAAAAGGACAGAGACTTATAGT TCCACAGAATCTCCACCTGCCTGCTGTAAGTGAAACTATACTGATTGAAAATCTCGAAATCTTCAAGAAAAATGGCTTCGACTTCCTCATTGATGAGAATG CACCAGTCATGGAGAGAGTGAAGCTAATATCTGTACCCACAAGTAAGAACTGGACCTTTGGCCCAAGTGACATCGAGGAGCTTATCTTCATGCTTAGTGACAGTTCTGGAGTCATGTGCAGGCCCTCTCGAGTCAGGCAGATGTTTGCATCGAGAGCATGCCGTAAATCA GTAATGATCGGGACTGCACTGAACACCAGTGAGATGAAGAAGCTTGTGGCCCACATGGGGGAAATTGAGCAGCCTTGGAACTGTCCTCACGGCAGGCCGACCATGAGGCACCTGGTGAACCTTGATGTCATTTCTCAGGACTGA